One window from the genome of Cumulibacter soli encodes:
- a CDS encoding NADH:flavin oxidoreductase — MFNESVTFASGHSMSNRFALAPLTNSQSNPDGTLGEDEFRWLVARARGGFGMTMTCAAHVSPEGQAFAGQLGIYSDDHLAGLTRLATALNNEDTMSVVQLHHGGRRAQQEHSGLQAVAPWDDEKHNARALSTGEVQRVIEDFAKAAVRAEQSGFDGVEIHGAHGYLPCAFLDAAHNDRTDQYGGSYENRTRVIRELIDAVTDATSDSFSVGLRLSGERHGVDLIEMRQFAREVMADGRLDYLDMSLWDIAKLPHDAAHEQKPLAEHFTDIPRGTTKLGIAGMIRNAEQAQWALDVGADFAFIGRAAILHHDFPRRAIADPAFASVPTPVAVDHLKSEFVSDTFVNYLNGSFAGFVAS; from the coding sequence ATGTTCAACGAATCCGTGACTTTTGCCAGCGGCCACTCGATGTCGAACAGGTTCGCCCTCGCGCCGCTGACCAACTCGCAGAGCAACCCCGACGGCACTCTCGGCGAGGACGAGTTCCGCTGGCTCGTCGCCCGCGCCCGCGGCGGATTCGGCATGACCATGACCTGCGCCGCGCATGTCTCACCCGAGGGCCAGGCGTTCGCCGGCCAACTCGGCATCTACTCCGATGATCACCTCGCCGGCCTCACCCGGCTCGCGACCGCGCTGAACAACGAGGACACCATGTCCGTCGTCCAGCTCCATCACGGCGGACGCCGCGCACAGCAGGAGCACTCCGGACTGCAGGCCGTCGCGCCGTGGGACGACGAAAAGCACAACGCTCGCGCGCTCAGCACCGGCGAGGTACAGCGCGTCATCGAAGACTTCGCGAAGGCCGCTGTCCGCGCCGAGCAGTCCGGGTTCGACGGGGTGGAAATCCACGGCGCCCACGGTTACCTGCCATGCGCCTTCCTGGACGCTGCCCACAACGACCGCACCGATCAGTACGGCGGGTCGTACGAGAACCGCACTCGGGTCATCCGCGAACTCATCGACGCCGTCACGGACGCTACCTCTGATTCGTTCAGCGTCGGGCTGCGGCTGTCCGGCGAGCGCCACGGCGTCGATTTAATCGAGATGCGCCAGTTCGCGCGCGAGGTGATGGCCGACGGACGGCTCGATTACCTGGACATGTCGCTGTGGGACATCGCGAAGTTGCCGCACGACGCGGCACACGAGCAGAAGCCGCTCGCCGAGCACTTCACCGACATCCCGCGCGGGACAACGAAGCTCGGCATCGCCGGCATGATCCGGAACGCTGAACAGGCCCAGTGGGCGCTGGACGTCGGAGCAGACTTCGCGTTCATCGGTCGTGCGGCGATCCTGCACCATGACTTCCCGCGACGCGCGATAGCCGATCCGGCGTTCGCGTCGGTGCCCACGCCGGTGGCTGTCGATCACCTGAAGTCCGAGTTCGTCTCGGACACCTTCGTCAATTACCTCAACGGCAGCTTCGCCGGCTTCGTGGCGAGCTAA
- a CDS encoding ABC transporter substrate-binding protein yields MRLNPARLGIVTLTITLGVLTDSSGVFKATGIANTQGNQLWVDDINADGGICGRQVELNVQDHGYKADNAVPLYAQMKDSVVAMIQVNGSPPLAALKQKLTTDHMLSIPSATASQNLDSDAILMIGQTYDVEMVNGLAYLQEQGLISDGDKVGHIYVDSEYGQNSLLGSKYYAKEHDMEVVEASVSASDTDMTATITKLKDAGVKAIALAVTPGALGSIALQNKTQNLNVPLVGNNPTYSVTLLKDETMSSALQENYYFVNSVAAYSDTDNPAMVDITEKYDAKYDEEPEKAIPSGYVFGMAFEQILKKACENGDMSRAGVLAAREQITDVDTKHLTGNLDLSKYGEPTSREAYILKVDPSKPTGLVKTGDLFSSDEATSYKTPYQK; encoded by the coding sequence ATGCGCTTGAATCCCGCCCGCCTGGGCATCGTGACTCTCACCATTACCCTCGGTGTACTCACGGATTCGTCAGGCGTGTTCAAAGCGACTGGCATCGCCAATACGCAAGGGAATCAGCTCTGGGTGGACGACATCAACGCCGACGGTGGAATCTGTGGTCGACAGGTCGAACTCAACGTGCAAGATCATGGGTATAAAGCGGACAACGCCGTACCCCTCTACGCGCAGATGAAGGACAGCGTGGTCGCGATGATCCAGGTGAATGGGTCGCCACCGCTGGCCGCGCTCAAGCAGAAACTCACGACCGACCATATGCTGAGCATCCCGTCGGCCACGGCCTCGCAAAACCTAGATTCTGACGCGATACTGATGATCGGGCAGACCTACGACGTCGAGATGGTCAACGGGTTGGCCTACCTACAGGAGCAAGGCCTGATCTCTGATGGCGACAAAGTCGGGCACATTTACGTCGACTCCGAATACGGCCAGAACTCGTTGCTGGGCTCGAAGTACTACGCCAAAGAGCACGATATGGAGGTCGTCGAGGCTTCCGTGTCTGCCAGCGATACGGACATGACGGCGACTATCACCAAACTCAAAGACGCGGGCGTCAAAGCGATCGCGCTCGCCGTCACCCCTGGCGCGCTGGGCTCGATCGCACTGCAGAACAAAACGCAGAACCTGAATGTGCCGTTGGTCGGCAACAACCCGACGTACTCTGTCACGCTCCTCAAAGACGAGACAATGTCCTCGGCGCTACAGGAGAACTACTATTTCGTGAACTCGGTCGCTGCCTACAGCGACACCGACAATCCCGCGATGGTGGATATCACTGAGAAGTACGACGCGAAGTACGACGAAGAACCGGAGAAAGCGATTCCGTCGGGCTACGTGTTCGGCATGGCATTCGAGCAGATCCTGAAAAAAGCCTGCGAGAACGGCGATATGAGCAGGGCCGGAGTACTTGCGGCTCGTGAACAGATCACGGACGTCGACACCAAGCACCTCACTGGGAACCTGGACCTGTCGAAGTACGGGGAGCCCACCAGCCGCGAGGCGTACATCCTGAAGGTGGACCCGTCGAAGCCGACAGGATTGGTCAAGACCGGAGACTTGTTCAGCAGTGATGAGGCGACATCGTATAAGACGCCGTACCAGAAGTAG